In Mycobacterium sp. JS623, one genomic interval encodes:
- a CDS encoding ABC transporter substrate-binding protein — MNKSILAVSAASALVFASLIGCAPPQKDNSGGESANGVKVSEAKSAADLGGMDALVAAAKKEGELNVIALPPDWANYGAIIKAFGDKYGIKVNSAQPDAASQDEINAANQQKGKSSAPDVFDLGQSVALANTATFAPYKVATFDDIPAAYKDPNGTWVNDYGGYMSIGFDTSKVPPIGGVNDLLKPEYKGKVALNGDPTQAGAAFSGVLMVALSQGGSADDIAPGVEFFRKLKEAGNFLPVDPTPATIESGQTPVVIDWNYLNAATTAKLPSWQVVVPNNGVVAGYYYQAINKDAPHPAAARLWQEFLYSDEGQNLYAAGGVRPVRADQMMQAGTIDKAVVSKIPVIDGPVTVPSPDQTAKATKYLSENWAKAIG; from the coding sequence ATGAACAAGTCCATTCTGGCAGTCTCGGCCGCATCGGCCCTCGTCTTCGCGAGCTTGATCGGCTGCGCTCCGCCGCAGAAAGACAACTCGGGCGGTGAGAGCGCCAACGGCGTGAAGGTCAGCGAGGCGAAGTCCGCAGCGGATCTCGGTGGCATGGACGCCCTTGTCGCGGCGGCCAAGAAGGAGGGCGAGCTCAATGTGATTGCGCTGCCGCCGGATTGGGCCAACTACGGCGCGATCATCAAGGCCTTCGGCGACAAGTACGGCATCAAGGTCAACTCCGCCCAGCCCGACGCCGCCAGCCAGGACGAGATCAACGCCGCCAACCAGCAGAAGGGCAAGAGCTCCGCACCCGACGTTTTCGACCTCGGTCAGTCGGTCGCGCTTGCCAACACCGCGACGTTCGCGCCGTACAAGGTCGCGACATTCGACGACATCCCCGCGGCGTACAAGGATCCCAACGGCACATGGGTGAACGACTACGGCGGCTACATGTCGATCGGCTTCGACACCTCCAAGGTGCCGCCGATCGGAGGCGTCAACGACCTTCTCAAGCCCGAATACAAGGGCAAGGTCGCGCTCAACGGCGATCCCACCCAGGCCGGCGCAGCATTCTCCGGCGTGCTGATGGTCGCGTTGTCGCAAGGTGGCTCGGCCGACGACATCGCGCCGGGAGTCGAGTTCTTCCGCAAGCTCAAGGAGGCGGGCAACTTCCTGCCCGTCGACCCCACCCCGGCCACCATCGAGTCCGGTCAGACTCCCGTGGTGATCGACTGGAATTACCTGAACGCCGCGACCACCGCGAAGCTGCCCAGCTGGCAGGTCGTCGTTCCGAACAACGGTGTGGTTGCCGGCTACTACTACCAGGCCATCAACAAGGACGCCCCGCACCCTGCCGCTGCCCGGTTGTGGCAGGAGTTCCTCTACAGCGACGAAGGGCAGAACCTGTACGCCGCGGGCGGGGTGCGGCCGGTGCGCGCCGACCAGATGATGCAGGCGGGCACGATCGACAAGGCCGTCGTCAGCAAGATCCCGGTCATCGACGGCCCGGTGACCGTTCCCTCGCCCGATCAGACCGCAAAGGCCACCAAGTACCTGTCGGAGAACTGGGCGAAGGCGATCGGCTGA
- a CDS encoding TIGR03668 family PPOX class F420-dependent oxidoreductase encodes MSDDDAAAAKFAESPVAMLATVGPDGAPHLVPVVFAVHNDVVYTAVDAKRKSTQRLRRLANIEGNPQVSMLVDHYDDDWTQLWWVRADGEAAVHYSGEEMAAGYALLRKKYVQYQRIALDGPVVTVEVQRWASWQA; translated from the coding sequence ATGTCCGACGACGACGCCGCTGCGGCCAAGTTCGCGGAGTCGCCGGTGGCGATGCTCGCCACGGTGGGACCCGACGGGGCACCGCATTTGGTCCCGGTGGTATTCGCGGTCCACAACGATGTCGTCTACACCGCCGTCGACGCCAAACGTAAGTCCACGCAACGGCTTCGCCGGTTGGCGAACATCGAAGGCAACCCCCAAGTCAGCATGCTCGTCGATCATTACGACGACGACTGGACGCAGTTGTGGTGGGTGCGTGCGGACGGCGAAGCGGCGGTCCACTACAGCGGCGAGGAGATGGCCGCCGGCTACGCCCTGCTCCGTAAGAAATACGTTCAGTACCAACGCATTGCGCTCGACGGACCGGTCGTCACGGTCGAAGTGCAGCGCTGGGCGTCCTGGCAGGCATAA
- a CDS encoding nuclear transport factor 2 family protein: MTTYDELAQRYIDTWNETDADARRAAVDQLYTEDARYIDPQAAAEGREAIAAMIGAVQQQFAGFVFRLAGPVDGHHNQARFGWELGPAGAEAPIVGFDVAVTDASGRIQTVLGFLDKVPAAA, translated from the coding sequence ATGACCACGTATGACGAACTCGCACAGCGCTACATCGACACCTGGAACGAGACGGACGCCGATGCCCGACGGGCCGCCGTCGATCAGCTCTACACCGAAGACGCCCGCTACATCGACCCGCAGGCCGCCGCTGAAGGACGTGAGGCGATCGCCGCCATGATCGGCGCCGTGCAGCAGCAGTTCGCCGGCTTCGTGTTCCGGTTGGCAGGCCCGGTCGACGGACACCACAACCAAGCGCGGTTCGGCTGGGAGCTTGGGCCTGCGGGTGCAGAGGCACCAATCGTCGGCTTCGACGTCGCCGTCACCGACGCCAGCGGTCGCATCCAGACCGTGCTCGGATTCCTCGACAAGGTGCCCGCCGCGGCCTGA
- a CDS encoding DUF305 domain-containing protein yields the protein MPSVGMRIIALLGAVVATAVVSSCAASSPPSDPHATQHNAADVTFARKMIPHHQQALDMAAMVPSRTTNRQLVIMAKHIALDQQAQIETLQGLLQQWGEPAVPDHMGHDDGMGMDGMVDTATMDKLPTLKDAEFDDLWLNSMIIHHEGAVAMAEPEIAQGQNPAAVKMAKIIVEWQQFEIGQMHGMLGPSE from the coding sequence ATGCCGTCCGTCGGGATGCGCATCATCGCTCTCCTCGGTGCGGTGGTTGCGACCGCCGTCGTGAGTTCATGCGCGGCTTCGTCGCCGCCTTCGGATCCGCATGCGACCCAGCACAATGCGGCCGACGTCACGTTTGCCAGGAAGATGATTCCGCATCATCAGCAGGCACTCGACATGGCGGCGATGGTCCCGTCCCGAACCACAAACCGCCAACTCGTGATCATGGCCAAGCACATTGCGCTGGATCAACAGGCGCAGATCGAGACGCTGCAGGGATTGCTCCAGCAGTGGGGCGAACCGGCTGTCCCGGATCACATGGGGCACGACGACGGGATGGGCATGGACGGCATGGTCGACACGGCCACAATGGACAAACTGCCCACGCTGAAGGACGCCGAGTTCGACGACCTATGGCTGAACTCGATGATCATTCACCATGAGGGCGCGGTCGCGATGGCCGAGCCGGAAATTGCGCAGGGCCAGAACCCGGCGGCCGTCAAGATGGCCAAGATCATCGTCGAGTGGCAGCAGTTCGAGATCGGCCAGATGCATGGCATGTTGGGTCCATCGGAGTGA
- a CDS encoding elongation factor G-like protein EF-G2, producing MADKTTTSAGAGAAPTADSPAAIRNVVLVGPSGGGKTTLVEALLVASGVLTRQGSTVDGSTVCDFDEAEIAQQRSVGLALASLQHDGVKVNLIDTPGYADFVGELRAGLRAADCALFVIAANEGVDDPTKSLWLECAQVGMPRAVVITKLDHARANYESALTAAQEAFGDKVLPLYLAADTPCTGLIGLLSQTHYEYANGKRSGTHAPDASYSGSIEELRGTLIEGIIEESEDETLMERYLGGEEIDQAVLIEDLEKAVARASFFPVMPACAGTGVGTLELLEIITSAFPSPPEHTLPEVFTPQGKARTGLTCDPNGPLLAEVVKTTSDPYVGRVSLVRVFSGTITPDATVHVSGHLSQFFGSEGFLASAAIHADSGAMAAHADHDEDERIGTLSFPLGKQQRPAPVVVAGDICAIGKLSRAETGDTLSDKSDPLVLKPWTMPEPLLPVAVQPRAKTDEDKLSVGLQRLAAEDPTLRIEQNPETHQIVLWCMGEAHVGVVLDALNRRYGVAVDTIELRVPLRETFGGNAKGHGRHVKQSGGHGQYAVCDIEVEPLPEGSGFEFVDKVVGGAVPRNFIPSVEKGVRAQMEKGVGAGFPVVDIRVTLFDGKAHSVDSSDFAFQMAGGLALREAAAATRVNLLEPVDVVSVLVPDDMVGAVMGDLAGRRGRVLGTDKVGEDRTVIKAEIPEVELTRYAIDLRSLSHGSGSFTRAFARYEPMPESAAAKVKTSA from the coding sequence ATGGCTGACAAGACGACAACTTCTGCGGGCGCCGGAGCCGCCCCCACCGCGGACAGTCCGGCCGCCATCCGCAACGTGGTGCTGGTGGGCCCATCGGGTGGCGGCAAAACCACACTCGTCGAGGCCCTGCTGGTCGCCTCCGGGGTTCTCACCAGACAGGGCTCGACTGTCGACGGCAGCACAGTGTGTGACTTCGACGAGGCCGAGATCGCACAGCAGCGATCGGTCGGCCTGGCACTGGCATCGCTGCAACACGATGGTGTCAAGGTCAACCTGATCGACACGCCCGGCTATGCCGACTTCGTCGGCGAGCTACGGGCCGGGCTGCGCGCCGCAGACTGCGCACTGTTCGTGATCGCGGCCAACGAGGGCGTCGACGATCCGACCAAGTCGCTGTGGCTCGAGTGCGCCCAGGTGGGCATGCCGCGCGCCGTGGTGATCACGAAACTCGACCACGCCCGCGCGAACTATGAGAGCGCTCTGACGGCCGCGCAGGAGGCGTTCGGCGACAAGGTGCTTCCGCTTTACCTGGCCGCCGATACGCCGTGCACCGGGCTGATCGGGCTGCTGTCACAGACGCACTACGAGTACGCCAACGGCAAGCGCAGCGGGACGCATGCGCCGGACGCGTCGTACTCCGGCTCGATCGAGGAGCTGCGCGGCACCCTGATCGAGGGAATCATCGAGGAATCCGAGGACGAGACGCTGATGGAGCGCTACCTCGGCGGCGAAGAGATCGACCAGGCGGTGCTGATTGAGGACTTGGAGAAGGCGGTGGCTCGCGCCTCGTTCTTCCCGGTGATGCCCGCCTGCGCCGGCACCGGTGTCGGAACGCTGGAACTGCTGGAGATCATCACCAGCGCGTTCCCGTCGCCGCCGGAACACACGCTGCCGGAGGTGTTCACCCCACAAGGCAAGGCGCGCACCGGGCTGACGTGCGACCCGAACGGACCGCTGCTCGCCGAGGTCGTCAAAACGACGTCGGACCCCTACGTCGGCAGGGTCAGTCTGGTGCGGGTGTTCTCCGGAACCATCACTCCCGACGCGACAGTTCATGTGTCGGGCCATCTCTCGCAGTTTTTCGGTTCGGAAGGATTCCTCGCCTCGGCTGCCATCCACGCCGACTCCGGCGCGATGGCTGCTCACGCCGACCACGACGAGGACGAGCGCATCGGCACGCTGTCGTTCCCGCTTGGCAAGCAGCAACGGCCCGCGCCCGTGGTGGTGGCCGGCGACATCTGCGCGATCGGCAAGCTGAGCCGGGCCGAGACCGGTGACACGCTGTCGGACAAATCCGATCCGCTGGTGCTCAAGCCGTGGACGATGCCGGAGCCGTTGCTGCCGGTGGCCGTGCAGCCCCGCGCCAAGACCGATGAGGACAAGCTGTCGGTCGGGCTGCAGCGGCTGGCGGCCGAAGACCCGACGCTGCGCATCGAGCAGAACCCGGAGACCCATCAGATCGTGCTGTGGTGCATGGGCGAGGCGCACGTCGGCGTCGTGCTCGACGCGCTGAACCGGAGGTACGGCGTCGCGGTCGACACCATCGAGCTGCGGGTCCCGCTACGAGAGACGTTCGGCGGCAACGCTAAAGGACACGGCAGGCACGTCAAGCAGTCCGGCGGACACGGTCAGTATGCGGTGTGTGACATTGAGGTGGAGCCGCTGCCGGAGGGCTCGGGCTTCGAGTTCGTCGACAAGGTCGTCGGTGGGGCGGTGCCGCGCAACTTCATTCCCAGCGTCGAGAAGGGCGTACGCGCGCAGATGGAGAAGGGGGTCGGCGCGGGCTTTCCCGTCGTCGATATCAGGGTGACGCTGTTCGACGGCAAGGCGCACAGCGTGGACTCATCGGACTTCGCGTTCCAGATGGCCGGCGGGCTGGCGCTGCGCGAAGCGGCCGCGGCCACGCGGGTGAATCTGCTCGAGCCGGTCGATGTCGTATCGGTGCTCGTGCCCGACGACATGGTCGGCGCCGTGATGGGCGACCTGGCCGGGCGACGGGGTCGAGTACTCGGCACCGACAAGGTCGGCGAGGACCGCACGGTGATCAAGGCGGAGATCCCTGAGGTCGAATTGACCCGTTACGCAATCGATTTGAGATCACTGTCGCACGGCTCCGGATCGTTCACCCGGGCGTTCGCCCGCTACGAGCCGATGCCCGAGTCCGCAGCGGCGAAGGTGAAAACGTCTGCCTGA
- a CDS encoding HNH endonuclease signature motif containing protein: protein MGGLVTGEAARERFDALAEQVDAAYAEMRGLSSDAVGNEFRVALAERLEVQERTNRGLMYRFFGEIADPPDETAMVPALVNSLAARLRIAPREVKRRMKTAARLSPRRPLSGPPLPPQLPYVADAVAAGVIGEDHLQVIGQALEKLPSCVSATDRVDVERSLVREATKNDAEIVKTLARRIDEIFNPDGDYDESDRARRRGMVLGPQGRDGLSRFAGYVDPEGRAYIEAVTAAARPGRHLPDGSVTEAPDDRSGAQRCHDGLKLGLKAGIASGGLGSHRGHPVTVIVRTTLAELNQAAHAVTHPDIPMPSPARTGGDGVLPMRDLIRIGADSIHYLAVFDDHTERPIYLGRQTRIATADQRIICYARDGGCTRPGCLAPGYHSEVHHSPDWTPDGRTDADCLFFACEPDHKLVTDGHYQTSVTDTGRLAWTDGTTAPEVNHAHHPEELLHGNTDPPEGDQEE from the coding sequence ATGGGCGGATTGGTTACTGGGGAGGCGGCGCGGGAGCGGTTTGACGCGCTGGCCGAGCAGGTCGATGCCGCCTATGCCGAGATGCGGGGGTTGTCGTCTGATGCGGTAGGCAACGAGTTTCGGGTTGCCCTCGCCGAGCGGCTGGAGGTCCAGGAGCGCACTAATCGGGGGTTGATGTATCGGTTCTTCGGTGAGATCGCCGATCCGCCCGATGAAACCGCGATGGTGCCTGCCCTGGTCAATAGCTTGGCCGCGCGACTGCGGATCGCCCCGCGGGAGGTCAAACGCCGGATGAAGACCGCGGCGCGGTTGTCACCGCGCCGCCCACTCTCGGGTCCGCCGCTGCCACCGCAGCTGCCCTATGTGGCTGACGCGGTGGCCGCCGGTGTGATCGGTGAGGATCATTTGCAGGTGATCGGGCAGGCTCTGGAGAAGTTGCCCTCGTGTGTGTCGGCTACCGACCGCGTCGATGTCGAGCGCAGCCTGGTGCGCGAAGCGACCAAGAACGACGCCGAGATCGTCAAGACCCTGGCGCGGCGCATCGATGAGATCTTCAACCCCGACGGCGACTACGACGAATCCGACCGGGCGCGGCGGCGCGGGATGGTGCTGGGTCCGCAGGGCCGGGATGGGTTATCGCGGTTCGCCGGCTACGTCGATCCCGAAGGCCGCGCCTACATCGAGGCCGTCACCGCCGCCGCCCGGCCGGGCCGCCACCTACCCGACGGCAGCGTCACCGAAGCCCCCGATGACCGCAGTGGGGCGCAGCGCTGCCACGACGGCCTCAAACTCGGGCTCAAGGCGGGTATCGCCTCGGGCGGATTGGGAAGTCATCGCGGTCATCCGGTGACAGTGATCGTGCGCACCACGCTGGCCGAACTCAACCAGGCCGCCCACGCGGTCACCCATCCCGACATTCCGATGCCCTCGCCGGCGCGTACCGGTGGGGATGGCGTGCTGCCGATGCGCGACTTGATCCGAATAGGCGCCGATTCGATCCACTATCTGGCGGTGTTCGACGACCACACCGAACGACCCATCTACCTAGGCCGCCAGACCCGTATCGCGACCGCCGATCAGCGCATCATCTGCTATGCCCGCGACGGCGGCTGCACCCGGCCCGGTTGTCTGGCACCGGGCTATCACAGCGAGGTGCACCACAGCCCGGACTGGACACCGGATGGCAGAACCGATGCCGATTGCCTGTTCTTCGCCTGCGAGCCCGACCACAAGTTGGTCACCGACGGGCACTACCAAACCAGCGTCACCGACACCGGCCGACTGGCCTGGACCGACGGCACCACCGCCCCCGAAGTCAACCACGCGCACCACCCTGAAGAACTCCTCCACGGCAACACCGACCCACCCGAGGGCGACCAGGAGGAATGA
- a CDS encoding GAF domain-containing sensor histidine kinase — MAISAETLMVVVLRTLAPMDTFGVVYLLGALVVAIGWGTGLAAATSVVSALGFGYFRDWPNDSFDPADLRNWVVIGVFLVITLMANTLAGVARARAVEAERAAERQAALRRVATAVAQGLPPSDVFSTVTRELASALRAEHAALFRYEPDGTAVLVAESGGLTMSVRRTAPIVVDGQEWGIAVVSSSRAQPFPRETEARLADFARLVAMAIANAQARSDLTSSRMRIVTAADDARRRLERDLHDGAQQRLVSLALKARMTEVALPDGQHAVRGQLNEIVQGLGDICEELRAISRGIHPAILSKGGLEPALRSLACRSVVPVDLDVDVPGRLPDSVEVAAYYVVAEALTNTARHARAEEVKVSVRTADGQLDLMISDDGAGGADPSNGSGLIGLVDRVEAVGGHLWVNSPAGVGTSLAASIPCAA, encoded by the coding sequence GTGGCGATTTCAGCCGAGACGCTCATGGTGGTCGTGCTGCGGACCCTTGCGCCGATGGATACCTTCGGCGTGGTCTATCTGCTCGGTGCCCTGGTGGTCGCGATCGGCTGGGGCACCGGCTTGGCCGCGGCGACGTCGGTGGTGAGTGCGCTGGGATTCGGCTACTTTCGCGACTGGCCGAACGACAGCTTCGATCCGGCCGACCTGCGCAACTGGGTGGTGATCGGTGTATTTCTCGTCATCACGTTGATGGCGAACACGCTGGCCGGGGTGGCACGGGCCAGAGCGGTAGAAGCCGAACGGGCCGCTGAGCGGCAGGCGGCGCTGCGTCGTGTCGCGACCGCGGTGGCGCAAGGGTTGCCGCCGAGTGACGTGTTCTCAACGGTGACAAGGGAATTGGCGAGCGCTCTGCGTGCTGAACATGCTGCATTGTTTCGTTATGAACCCGACGGCACCGCGGTGCTGGTTGCTGAGTCAGGTGGGCTCACGATGTCCGTCAGGCGGACTGCCCCGATCGTCGTAGACGGACAAGAATGGGGCATCGCGGTAGTGAGTTCATCCCGTGCCCAACCATTTCCGCGCGAAACCGAGGCGCGGCTGGCGGACTTCGCTCGATTGGTGGCGATGGCCATTGCGAACGCGCAGGCTCGGTCGGATCTGACTTCGTCGCGGATGAGGATCGTGACCGCTGCCGACGATGCGCGCCGTCGGCTCGAGCGCGATCTACATGACGGGGCGCAGCAGCGGCTGGTATCGCTGGCGCTCAAGGCTCGCATGACCGAGGTGGCGTTGCCCGATGGGCAGCATGCGGTCAGGGGGCAGCTGAACGAGATCGTGCAGGGTCTCGGCGATATCTGCGAGGAGTTACGCGCGATCTCGCGCGGCATCCATCCGGCGATCCTGTCCAAGGGCGGGCTCGAGCCTGCGCTGCGGTCGCTGGCGTGCCGTTCGGTGGTGCCGGTTGATCTGGATGTCGACGTGCCTGGCAGGCTGCCCGATAGTGTCGAGGTGGCAGCGTATTACGTTGTGGCGGAGGCACTTACGAACACGGCCCGGCATGCGCGCGCCGAAGAGGTCAAGGTCAGCGTGCGGACTGCCGATGGCCAACTGGACTTGATGATCTCCGACGACGGAGCCGGCGGCGCCGACCCTTCGAACGGATCGGGGCTGATCGGACTGGTCGACCGTGTCGAGGCGGTCGGCGGTCACCTGTGGGTCAACAGCCCGGCCGGGGTGGGTACGTCACTGGCGGCATCGATTCCCTGCGCGGCTTAG
- a CDS encoding sigma-70 family RNA polymerase sigma factor, protein MLSTAAPSEFRDDDLAARFERDAVPLISAFYPQAMKLTRNRTEAEDLLQETAAKAFAGFHGFRDGTNLGGWLYRILRNTHISGYRKQQRRPAQWLTDEITDGQLLAEARHTSTGLRSAEDQVLDMLGDTDVRAAMRQLPEKLRTAVYYADIEGRRFKEIAEITDVPIGTVMSRLHRGRHRLRSLLAEVARDRGYGLTDVA, encoded by the coding sequence ATGCTCAGTACCGCCGCACCATCCGAATTCCGTGATGACGACCTGGCCGCGCGCTTCGAGCGCGACGCCGTCCCATTGATCTCAGCGTTCTACCCGCAGGCCATGAAGCTGACCCGCAACCGCACCGAGGCAGAGGACCTGCTGCAGGAGACCGCGGCCAAGGCGTTCGCCGGATTCCATGGCTTTCGCGACGGCACCAACCTCGGCGGCTGGCTTTATCGCATCCTGCGCAACACGCACATCAGCGGCTATCGCAAGCAACAGCGACGGCCCGCGCAGTGGCTCACCGACGAGATCACCGACGGTCAACTGCTCGCCGAGGCGCGCCACACCTCGACCGGACTGCGCTCCGCGGAGGATCAGGTGCTGGACATGCTCGGCGACACCGACGTCAGGGCGGCGATGCGCCAGCTACCCGAAAAGCTGCGCACCGCAGTCTATTACGCCGATATCGAGGGCCGCCGGTTCAAAGAGATCGCCGAGATCACCGACGTCCCCATCGGAACGGTGATGTCCCGGCTGCACCGCGGGCGCCACCGGCTGCGCTCCCTGCTGGCCGAGGTGGCCAGGGACCGCGGCTACGGTCTTACCGACGTCGCCTGA
- a CDS encoding S53 family peptidase — MVARHFTTLALIAVGVFALVSDLRPSVSGTASLISGPYAYLLASSTDLGPSHRTDTQLTAALRNSSRPDALYGWADDNDLDVRWRPGEEWAVVEGAAENVAKAFDVEVHDYRGQRGQVFYASPQQPAIPDSLRAEVTEFGRILGYTPHHTSRPSILPLDVPDKGLTPASLLTTYNAGKLAAAGFTGKGATIVFFAFDGFEQADLDRFATTYKLPKFTPTVIGGQPGEARGETTMDLEVAHAAAPDARKVVWNARSTVEGAGGYEKIGQMLEDADRQFPGAVWSFSIGWGCDKLITAADLAPVQSALKTAHSHGTTAFNASGDLAGLECKGGEDWSSPPGASDVGLDSVASLPEMVDVGGTTLSTDTNGVWQAEQAWFDVPLSQGTGGGVSSLFDRPDWQRTVMAQKDPTRRLTPDVAAVADPFTGVRIVFDQQDLVGGGTSQSAPIWAGLAAVMNQYLLANGGRALGDLNPLLYRIAEGAPLPGFRDVVLGGNAVEDAAPGYDLVTGLGTPDIDNLVRNLLIVQKATQ; from the coding sequence GTGGTGGCCCGGCACTTCACAACGCTGGCGCTGATCGCTGTCGGCGTGTTCGCGCTCGTCTCCGACTTGCGCCCGTCGGTGTCGGGCACCGCCAGCCTGATCAGCGGGCCATATGCGTACCTGTTGGCCAGTTCCACCGACCTCGGGCCGTCGCACCGCACCGACACGCAGCTGACCGCTGCCCTGCGCAATTCGAGCCGGCCCGATGCGCTGTACGGCTGGGCCGATGACAACGACCTCGACGTCCGGTGGCGTCCAGGCGAGGAGTGGGCGGTCGTCGAGGGTGCTGCCGAGAATGTCGCGAAGGCCTTCGACGTCGAGGTGCACGACTACCGCGGCCAGCGCGGGCAGGTGTTCTACGCGTCACCGCAGCAGCCGGCGATCCCCGACTCGCTGCGTGCTGAGGTCACGGAGTTCGGCAGGATCCTTGGCTACACGCCGCACCACACGTCGCGGCCGTCGATCCTGCCGCTGGATGTGCCGGACAAAGGGCTGACGCCCGCAAGTTTGTTGACGACGTACAACGCGGGCAAGTTGGCGGCCGCGGGGTTCACCGGCAAGGGCGCCACGATCGTCTTCTTCGCGTTCGATGGTTTCGAACAGGCCGACCTCGACAGGTTCGCCACCACCTACAAGCTGCCAAAGTTCACCCCGACGGTGATTGGCGGGCAGCCCGGCGAGGCGCGCGGCGAAACCACGATGGACCTCGAGGTCGCCCATGCTGCAGCGCCCGATGCGCGAAAGGTGGTGTGGAACGCCCGCTCCACCGTCGAAGGCGCCGGCGGCTACGAGAAAATCGGGCAGATGCTCGAGGACGCCGACCGGCAGTTCCCCGGTGCGGTGTGGAGCTTTTCGATCGGGTGGGGCTGCGACAAGCTGATCACCGCGGCCGATCTCGCGCCGGTGCAGTCGGCGTTGAAAACCGCGCATTCGCACGGCACGACGGCCTTCAACGCCAGCGGCGACCTTGCAGGGCTGGAATGCAAGGGCGGTGAGGACTGGTCGTCGCCGCCGGGTGCGAGTGACGTCGGGCTGGATTCAGTGGCCTCGCTGCCGGAGATGGTCGATGTCGGCGGCACCACGCTGTCGACCGACACCAACGGGGTGTGGCAGGCCGAGCAGGCGTGGTTTGACGTACCGCTGTCGCAGGGCACTGGCGGTGGGGTGTCGTCGTTGTTCGACCGGCCGGATTGGCAGCGCACCGTGATGGCGCAGAAGGATCCGACGCGCAGGCTGACCCCCGATGTCGCTGCGGTCGCCGACCCGTTCACCGGCGTTCGGATCGTGTTCGACCAGCAGGACCTCGTCGGCGGCGGGACATCGCAGTCCGCGCCGATCTGGGCAGGCCTCGCCGCAGTGATGAATCAGTACCTGCTCGCCAACGGCGGGCGGGCGCTCGGCGACCTCAACCCGCTGCTGTACCGAATCGCCGAAGGTGCGCCGCTGCCAGGATTTCGCGACGTGGTGTTGGGCGGCAACGCCGTTGAAGACGCCGCCCCGGGCTACGACCTGGTGACCGGCCTCGGCACCCCCGACATCGACAACCTGGTGCGCAACCTGCTGATCGTGCAGAAGGCGACGCAATGA